One genomic region from Reichenbachiella ulvae encodes:
- a CDS encoding RNA methyltransferase has translation MDEMGIDNFDSEYFGIGIQNGKTPENLGVLWRSAQNLGASFIFTIGNRYDNQACDTHQSVKSMPYFHYQDFDDFYAHLPKGARLVGVEMTPKSEALESFHHPRRCVYLLGAEDHGLSKKAIEKSHMLVKFQSEKSLNVAVAGSIVLYDRGLPKPRV, from the coding sequence ATGGACGAAATGGGAATAGACAACTTTGATTCGGAGTATTTTGGGATAGGGATTCAAAATGGGAAAACGCCTGAAAATCTGGGCGTGCTATGGCGGTCGGCCCAAAACCTGGGTGCGAGTTTCATATTCACCATTGGCAATCGCTACGACAACCAGGCCTGCGATACACACCAGTCAGTCAAATCCATGCCCTACTTTCATTATCAGGATTTTGATGACTTCTATGCTCACCTACCTAAGGGGGCTCGTTTGGTAGGCGTAGAGATGACGCCTAAATCCGAAGCGCTGGAGAGTTTTCACCACCCCAGACGGTGTGTCTATCTGCTAGGCGCAGAAGATCACGGCCTCTCCAAAAAGGCCATCGAAAAGTCTCACATGTTGGTCAAGTTCCAATCCGAAAAAAGCCTCAACGTGGCAGTGGCCGGCAGTATAGTGCTCTACGATCGTGGCTTGCCCAAGCCGAGGGTTTAG
- a CDS encoding glycoside hydrolase family 88 protein, whose amino-acid sequence MSRLNLLVIGCLFFFFSCEEKSSSEESKKEQQHTDIKSTLTGRFDYLLQYEVDSVGFPRCLEEDKSVRGVPSKDWTSGFFPGSLMYIYQLTGDQKYLDRALEWLPYMEKEKWNDYTHDMGFKVYCSFGNAYEITKEESYKEVIIQSAKTLMTRYSPTVGCIKSWEFGKEKWDFPVIIDNMMNLELLFEATQLSGDSSFYQAAVSHAEKTMVNHYRPDHSSYHVVDYNPETGEVQNKLTHQGLNVESLWSRGQGWGLYGYTMVYRYTGDEKFLNHAKKIADFVIELSNQTDDNILYWDMSDPNIPDAPKDASASAVVASALLELAAQTNEQSYSDYANSLIEVLKSDAYVLPSGLVVPFVLGHSTGNYPKDDEIDVPIAYGDYYFLEAMYRAKTNQYE is encoded by the coding sequence ATGAGCAGACTGAATCTTTTAGTGATAGGATGCCTGTTTTTCTTTTTCTCATGTGAGGAGAAAAGCAGCAGTGAAGAAAGTAAAAAGGAGCAGCAACACACGGACATCAAATCGACCCTGACGGGTCGGTTTGATTATCTACTCCAATATGAAGTGGATTCTGTTGGTTTTCCAAGGTGTTTAGAGGAGGACAAATCGGTGAGAGGCGTACCTTCTAAAGACTGGACGAGTGGCTTTTTTCCGGGTAGTCTGATGTATATCTATCAGCTCACGGGCGATCAAAAATATCTGGATCGTGCCCTGGAGTGGTTGCCTTATATGGAGAAAGAGAAATGGAATGACTATACCCATGACATGGGCTTCAAAGTCTATTGCAGTTTTGGCAATGCCTATGAAATCACAAAAGAGGAGTCATATAAGGAAGTGATCATTCAAAGTGCCAAAACCCTAATGACGCGCTATAGCCCTACAGTGGGGTGCATCAAGTCCTGGGAATTCGGTAAAGAAAAATGGGACTTCCCAGTCATCATCGACAACATGATGAATCTGGAGTTGCTCTTCGAAGCAACACAGCTATCAGGAGACAGCAGTTTTTATCAAGCGGCAGTTTCTCATGCAGAAAAAACGATGGTCAATCATTATCGGCCGGATCACAGCAGCTACCATGTCGTGGATTACAACCCAGAAACGGGCGAAGTGCAAAACAAATTGACCCATCAAGGGTTGAATGTAGAGTCGCTATGGTCCAGGGGGCAAGGCTGGGGATTGTATGGTTATACCATGGTTTACCGCTACACTGGCGATGAAAAGTTTCTGAATCACGCCAAAAAAATCGCTGATTTTGTCATAGAGCTATCCAATCAAACGGATGATAATATCCTATACTGGGACATGAGCGACCCGAATATCCCCGATGCTCCAAAAGATGCTTCTGCTTCTGCAGTAGTGGCCTCTGCATTGCTGGAACTAGCGGCTCAAACCAACGAGCAGTCTTATTCGGATTATGCCAATTCATTGATTGAGGTGTTGAAATCTGATGCCTATGTATTGCCCTCTGGTTTAGTGGTTCCATTTGTATTGGGACACAGCACGGGCAACTACCCCAAAGATGATGAAATAGATGTGCCTATTGCCTACGGTGATTATTACTTCCTGGAGGCGATGTACAGAGCAAAAACGAACCAATACGAATAA
- a CDS encoding glycoside hydrolase family 55 protein: MKRHLFCAIFLFASASLQAQLPQILTQSSVQKEHYLPDFSYAGYHFSEEEIPFQTEAEVINVSDFGAIPDDGLDDSRALRQAMETAHQTEGKVRVVFPAGRFILSEVLYIRRSDLVLSGAGSGSGGTTLYYPRPMRYFEDPEALAELREYLVELDKRQREPENNLDLPFSQYAWSGGMIWVQVEGARVKSYLDKYDEAPHVLAELSAGQRGQHWIKASSTQGLKVGDVALIEWYNPEGKEGSLIEELYDGAKLKVGSHHWNYPDHALVIQQVQIEEVKKGSFRIKDPLLHDIRVGWNPKLVEWKHLEEVGIEHFNIEFPMAPNIAHHVEDGYNAIYLTNLFNGWVTDVKIKNADSGILTEQISNVTIDNIETTGEKMAHYSVSMGSVHNVFVSNLHVRNRVKHPLSFNTHATKSVYSNCFVYQEPVLDQHSGANHQNLFDNITVYVDLNGQQSYPLFAGGGAGYWKPSHGAFTTFWNVKVNFLNGFDQEEEVTLDGMKDGPSARLVGVHANRPIKIQYGPQPYIAATNQELRKVPSLFTYQLLQRKK; the protein is encoded by the coding sequence ATGAAAAGACATCTATTCTGCGCGATCTTCTTATTTGCCAGCGCAAGCTTACAGGCGCAATTGCCACAGATATTGACCCAGTCCAGTGTCCAGAAGGAACATTATTTACCTGATTTCTCTTATGCAGGCTATCATTTCAGTGAGGAGGAGATTCCATTTCAGACAGAAGCTGAGGTAATCAATGTCAGCGATTTTGGGGCGATCCCTGATGATGGACTCGATGACAGTCGGGCGCTGCGCCAGGCGATGGAGACAGCCCACCAGACTGAGGGAAAGGTACGAGTCGTATTTCCTGCTGGGAGATTTATCTTGAGCGAGGTTCTTTATATCCGAAGGAGCGATTTGGTACTGAGTGGGGCAGGTAGCGGCAGTGGAGGGACGACACTTTACTATCCCAGACCTATGCGCTATTTCGAAGATCCCGAGGCGCTGGCAGAGCTGCGCGAATACCTCGTAGAGCTGGACAAAAGACAGCGCGAACCAGAGAATAATCTAGACTTACCCTTTTCCCAATATGCCTGGTCGGGAGGCATGATTTGGGTGCAAGTAGAAGGGGCAAGAGTAAAGTCCTACCTGGATAAATATGATGAGGCTCCCCATGTACTGGCGGAATTAAGCGCTGGTCAAAGAGGCCAACACTGGATCAAAGCCTCATCAACACAAGGTCTAAAGGTCGGAGATGTCGCTCTGATAGAATGGTACAATCCGGAAGGAAAGGAGGGGTCACTGATCGAGGAGCTCTATGATGGAGCAAAGCTCAAAGTAGGGTCTCATCACTGGAACTACCCGGACCATGCGCTGGTGATCCAACAAGTACAAATCGAAGAGGTGAAAAAGGGAAGCTTCAGAATCAAAGACCCTTTGCTACATGATATTAGAGTCGGCTGGAATCCCAAGTTGGTGGAGTGGAAACATCTCGAGGAAGTGGGGATTGAGCATTTCAATATTGAGTTTCCAATGGCACCCAATATCGCCCATCATGTAGAGGACGGATACAATGCCATCTACCTTACCAACTTATTCAATGGCTGGGTCACAGATGTGAAGATCAAAAATGCAGACAGTGGAATCCTGACGGAGCAGATATCCAATGTGACCATTGACAATATCGAAACCACAGGCGAGAAGATGGCTCACTACTCGGTGAGTATGGGCAGTGTACACAATGTGTTCGTGTCTAACCTGCATGTACGCAATCGTGTGAAACATCCTCTGAGTTTCAATACCCACGCGACCAAAAGCGTATACTCCAATTGTTTTGTCTATCAGGAACCCGTCCTGGACCAGCATTCAGGGGCCAATCACCAAAACCTGTTTGATAACATCACGGTATATGTGGATCTGAATGGTCAGCAGAGCTATCCGCTTTTTGCAGGTGGAGGGGCAGGATATTGGAAACCTTCGCATGGGGCGTTTACCACTTTTTGGAATGTCAAGGTGAACTTTCTGAATGGCTTTGATCAGGAGGAGGAGGTCACCCTGGATGGCATGAAAGACGGCCCCTCAGCTCGACTGGTGGGGGTTCATGCCAATCGCCCTATCAAAATCCAATATGGTCCTCAACCCTACATCGCAGCTACCAATCAGGAATTGAGAAAGGTGCCCTCACTTTTCACTTATCAGTTGCTCCAAAGAAAAAAATAG
- a CDS encoding RagB/SusD family nutrient uptake outer membrane protein: MKKFKYTIWACLALVMTLGANSCGSLEEEPVGILSPEAIYRTPADVANGVNGGYSLVGHEGFWGRKLSMSLMLRGDMVSIGDQTTSSRRIEVDQMSMSSNNGMVSAFWPKGYEILAAVNYAIEGAKNVEADEDDINPIVAEARFLRAFVHYNFVRLFGEIPYIDFAFSDPDLAYSLPQTSEAEVYTGIIEDLEYAKQWLPDVPMVRSRPGKGTAAGFLASVHLTLGNWQNAYDEAKYVIDNSGAFQYGLETDYSELFNPAAVESSDEVLFEVSFIGGDASGNPGSLGGTNAAIDYLASVTGPRGDERFELGEGWSVAVPTIEVFNTWSNQDYRHAVSFDTLLVYEGVETPYTDWGAIARNVPRPHIAKYFRAVGESGLPAGSNGRDSELDFPVMRYAEVLLTAAEALNEINGGPNAEAEGYVNQVRSRARRELDGDASNDRTVPANVNSGLGQDAFRDLVLDDRRLELAFEGVRWFDIKRRNLGVQAFGASGLEQQNFDPARDYYFPKYQADVDRNENLFQNDGY, from the coding sequence ATGAAAAAATTTAAATATACAATTTGGGCATGTTTGGCTTTGGTGATGACACTCGGAGCAAATTCATGCGGAAGTTTAGAAGAAGAACCTGTAGGGATTTTGTCTCCAGAGGCGATCTACAGAACCCCTGCAGATGTAGCCAATGGAGTCAATGGTGGTTACTCCCTGGTCGGACACGAAGGTTTCTGGGGTAGGAAGCTGTCCATGTCCCTCATGTTAAGAGGCGATATGGTATCTATTGGTGATCAAACTACTTCGTCCAGAAGGATAGAAGTGGATCAAATGAGCATGAGCTCAAACAATGGGATGGTGTCTGCTTTCTGGCCCAAAGGTTACGAAATACTGGCAGCTGTAAACTATGCCATCGAGGGAGCTAAAAATGTGGAAGCGGACGAGGACGATATCAATCCTATCGTCGCAGAAGCGAGATTCTTGAGAGCTTTCGTACACTACAATTTTGTGAGACTTTTTGGAGAGATTCCTTATATAGATTTTGCTTTCTCTGATCCTGATCTGGCGTACAGTCTGCCACAGACCAGCGAAGCTGAAGTGTATACCGGAATCATCGAAGATTTGGAATATGCCAAGCAGTGGTTGCCGGATGTGCCGATGGTGAGATCCAGACCTGGAAAGGGAACAGCCGCAGGGTTTTTAGCTTCTGTTCATCTGACTTTGGGCAACTGGCAAAATGCATACGATGAAGCCAAATATGTCATTGACAACAGCGGAGCTTTCCAGTATGGCTTGGAAACAGACTATTCCGAATTGTTCAATCCGGCGGCTGTAGAGAGTTCTGATGAGGTATTGTTTGAAGTGAGTTTCATCGGGGGAGATGCCTCTGGTAATCCGGGTAGTTTAGGGGGAACCAATGCTGCGATTGATTATTTGGCCTCTGTGACTGGCCCAAGAGGAGACGAGCGATTCGAACTAGGCGAGGGCTGGAGTGTAGCCGTTCCGACGATTGAAGTATTCAACACCTGGTCAAACCAGGATTACAGACATGCCGTGAGCTTTGACACTCTTCTCGTTTACGAGGGGGTAGAGACTCCATATACGGATTGGGGCGCCATTGCTCGAAATGTCCCTAGACCTCACATTGCCAAATACTTTAGAGCAGTGGGCGAATCGGGTCTGCCAGCAGGTAGCAATGGTCGTGATTCAGAATTGGATTTTCCTGTCATGAGGTATGCTGAAGTACTGTTGACTGCAGCAGAAGCATTGAACGAAATCAATGGAGGACCGAATGCTGAGGCAGAAGGATATGTGAATCAAGTGAGGTCCAGAGCCAGAAGAGAGCTCGATGGAGATGCCAGTAACGATCGCACCGTTCCTGCCAATGTCAACAGTGGTTTGGGTCAAGATGCGTTCCGCGATTTGGTGTTGGACGATCGTAGGTTGGAGTTGGCATTCGAAGGAGTAAGATGGTTTGATATCAAAAGAAGAAATCTGGGTGTACAGGCATTTGGTGCTTCTGGACTGGAACAACAAAACTTCGATCCTGCCAGAGACTACTATTTCCCGAAATACCAGGCGGATGTAGATCGAAATGAAAATCTTTTCCAAAACGACGGATACTAA
- a CDS encoding glycoside hydrolase family 2 protein — MKVARIMAVALGLIAAVGVHGKDRQKTNFNSGWEYLEQAAPTVREANEANGWEDVVLPHTWNAEDVMDQIPGYRRDASWYRKSFKIEKLADSRYFLNFESSNIVTEVYVNGKKAGGHIGGYLSFEVELTDYLTEGDNQIAVRVDNGYDRQIIPSQKSDFFIYGGINRDVWLVQTATSRIRGLKISTPVVSKQSAKTEIEVQADGKVQDATMRVRVYDPLAKLVFEKQQSAVNQRLSFELSKPKLWHVDRPQLYTVKVELLQNGKVIDQAQDRVGYRWFEFKQNGPFYLNGERLLLRGTHRHEESAGVGAAMSNEMHRKDMAMIKEMGANFVRLGHYPQDPEVYKACDELGILVWDELPWCRGGVGDEVWKDNTRNLLTEMIQQNYNHPSIVFWSLGNEIYWLPDFEGGDDEAAINAFLSELNDLAHQLDPSRMTSIRKYYAGADIVDVFSPSIWSGWYSGTYKGYQNALEKSLKKYDHFLHMEYGGSSFYGRHTENPITGDGEISTGDWEEPINQVEYKNIANEGDWSENYIVDLFDWYLKITETHESFAGSAQWAFKDFGTPLRPENDIPYLNEKGLADRAGNPKDAFYVFKSYWGTEPFAYIESHTWTERSGPEGKSKNLCVFSNGKEVELILNGQSQGKKKKDINQYPASGLNWDIDFREGVNTLEAIVYDGRKIVAKDSMEVNYSFEQAGSPDELVLSASILPNGNYLVTAKAIDTNGLQCLDYQDRAYFQCLAGGTLIKNQGTPTGSEVINMANGKAAIEVKPDAKTGKLVMAVYNQNFKGTYLEVDLGVTSP, encoded by the coding sequence ATGAAAGTAGCCAGAATAATGGCCGTGGCTCTGGGCTTAATAGCAGCTGTCGGGGTGCATGGAAAGGATAGACAAAAAACGAATTTCAATTCTGGATGGGAATATCTGGAACAGGCAGCACCCACAGTCAGGGAAGCCAATGAGGCCAACGGATGGGAAGATGTAGTGCTACCCCATACCTGGAATGCCGAGGATGTCATGGATCAGATACCCGGCTATCGAAGAGATGCCAGCTGGTATCGCAAAAGCTTTAAAATCGAGAAATTAGCTGATTCTCGCTACTTTCTAAATTTTGAGTCCTCCAATATCGTGACCGAGGTCTATGTCAACGGAAAGAAGGCAGGAGGACACATTGGAGGCTACCTGTCTTTCGAAGTAGAACTGACGGACTATTTAACCGAAGGGGACAATCAGATTGCGGTAAGAGTAGACAATGGATATGACCGTCAGATCATCCCATCTCAAAAGTCTGACTTCTTTATTTATGGTGGAATTAATCGTGACGTTTGGTTGGTACAAACTGCCACTTCACGTATCAGGGGATTGAAAATTTCTACTCCCGTGGTATCAAAGCAATCTGCTAAAACTGAGATAGAGGTGCAAGCAGATGGTAAGGTGCAGGATGCTACGATGCGTGTCAGGGTATATGACCCATTGGCTAAACTGGTGTTCGAAAAGCAACAATCAGCGGTCAATCAGCGCCTTTCGTTCGAACTGAGTAAACCTAAGCTCTGGCATGTGGATCGGCCGCAGCTGTATACAGTCAAGGTGGAGTTGTTGCAAAATGGGAAGGTCATAGATCAGGCACAGGATAGAGTGGGCTACCGCTGGTTCGAGTTCAAGCAGAATGGTCCTTTCTATCTAAATGGAGAGCGCTTGCTGCTGCGTGGTACGCACAGGCATGAGGAATCCGCTGGAGTCGGAGCTGCGATGAGCAACGAGATGCACCGCAAGGACATGGCCATGATCAAAGAGATGGGAGCCAATTTCGTTCGCCTGGGTCACTATCCGCAAGATCCTGAAGTGTATAAGGCTTGTGATGAGTTAGGGATTTTGGTGTGGGATGAGCTGCCATGGTGCCGTGGGGGTGTAGGAGACGAGGTGTGGAAAGACAACACCCGAAACCTACTGACAGAAATGATCCAACAGAACTACAACCATCCGAGCATTGTGTTTTGGTCATTGGGCAATGAGATCTACTGGTTGCCGGATTTTGAAGGGGGCGATGATGAGGCGGCTATCAATGCCTTTCTCTCTGAACTAAATGATCTGGCTCATCAGCTGGATCCCAGTCGAATGACCTCCATTCGTAAGTATTATGCTGGGGCTGATATCGTCGATGTGTTCAGTCCTTCGATCTGGTCGGGCTGGTACAGCGGTACCTACAAGGGCTATCAAAACGCTTTGGAAAAATCCCTGAAGAAATACGACCATTTCTTGCACATGGAGTATGGGGGGTCGAGTTTTTATGGCAGACATACGGAAAACCCAATTACCGGAGATGGTGAGATCAGCACCGGAGACTGGGAGGAGCCCATCAATCAGGTGGAGTATAAGAACATCGCCAACGAAGGGGATTGGAGCGAAAATTACATCGTGGATCTGTTCGATTGGTACCTGAAGATCACTGAGACGCACGAGTCATTCGCGGGATCGGCACAGTGGGCTTTCAAGGATTTCGGGACCCCGCTGAGACCAGAAAATGACATCCCTTATCTCAACGAAAAAGGCTTGGCGGACAGAGCCGGAAATCCTAAGGATGCCTTTTATGTATTCAAGAGTTATTGGGGAACTGAGCCATTCGCCTATATCGAATCTCATACCTGGACTGAGCGATCAGGGCCAGAGGGCAAGAGCAAGAACCTCTGTGTATTCAGCAATGGCAAAGAGGTAGAGCTGATTCTCAATGGTCAAAGTCAAGGCAAAAAGAAAAAGGACATCAACCAATACCCGGCTTCAGGACTTAATTGGGACATTGATTTCCGTGAAGGAGTGAATACCCTGGAGGCCATAGTATATGATGGAAGGAAAATAGTAGCTAAGGACAGCATGGAGGTCAATTATAGCTTTGAGCAAGCGGGTTCGCCCGACGAACTGGTTTTGTCTGCTTCTATTCTCCCTAATGGCAACTATCTGGTCACCGCCAAAGCCATAGACACCAATGGACTGCAATGTCTGGACTATCAGGATCGGGCTTATTTTCAATGTCTGGCAGGAGGAACGCTGATCAAAAATCAGGGCACTCCGACTGGTAGCGAAGTAATCAATATGGCCAATGGAAAAGCGGCCATCGAAGTGAAGCCAGATGCGAAAACAGGTAAGCTGGTGATGGCAGTATACAACCAGAATTTCAAGGGGACTTATCTAGAGGTGGACCTTGGAGTCACTAGCCCATAA
- a CDS encoding DUF4955 domain-containing protein, which yields MRKLLLFIMAMRLVTFSKAQVAPIWEEYVADQEAGQISRLPDYSYAGYHFSEEEIPDVSGWTYFDVTDYGADGTDELHDDTAIQAAIDAAQAHEGPAVVYFPAGRFVVSEDNDVNHFLQVSRDSIVLKGSGTDQTEIYMDQMRVKNGHWQFLFKPDDISAPVLTYLEGSSLRGSHEVMVEDPSALEPGMIVYISHKSEAFARAHFGDLELSSDWTRLFGATGGMTVHEPHLIESISGNRVRFKNPVQTDLPEVDSKYQLRLLPTIKEVGVEDILFSSNWENYGEDFVHHKDDIHDYAWNAIQFNNTSNAWIRNCEFRSWSQVVDVRHSLAVTIENITLSGKKGHASFLTRRSYGLLVKDCIDQAGQHHGPGTGYSGVNTVYLRHEMQVDQSFDSHSGQPYATLVDNVNGGVFNKNGGPHESYPHHARHLTFWNFKHRSTGNIGYDLWSMSRNGNTYAEPFFVGFQADQNVTLTDTGLNELEGQQVEPASLFEAQLSLRLEALNTLPKLKFVSPGQGDRLAIGTDLSVEAEASDPDGSITAVSLYINELLIREDTEAPYLWNGDLDTPLQQMEAGQYKLKLEAIDDAGNVTREEIEIIVGMEPLIEFVRPAESELMEAGTDVVVEVSASDEDGSIASVDLYLDGATVSTLTASPYVWEGENMLSAMQSGSYLLKAVVTDNDGLTADVEQTLIVNELPTVSFSEPTALSIDEGVPVYVDVLAEDGDGSIARVDLYLNDEFLREEVNPPYIWGDREDLDPELFALAAGDYTLKAIAIDDKGSKNEAVIDISIIAEEVLGLDETQSAFHIYPNPARDRITLMADQDIIGVRVLDSSGRLWKSWQPTSRRFEMDLTSLSPGVYLLQLLSPNQQQTLPLIKQEF from the coding sequence ATGAGAAAATTATTACTATTCATAATGGCCATGAGACTTGTGACTTTTTCTAAAGCACAAGTAGCTCCCATATGGGAGGAATATGTGGCTGACCAAGAAGCGGGTCAGATCAGTAGGCTACCTGATTATTCCTATGCTGGCTATCATTTTTCTGAAGAGGAAATCCCGGATGTCAGTGGATGGACCTACTTTGATGTGACGGACTATGGAGCTGACGGGACGGATGAGTTGCATGACGACACGGCCATTCAGGCAGCCATAGATGCAGCTCAGGCCCACGAAGGCCCTGCTGTTGTTTACTTTCCTGCCGGACGCTTTGTGGTCAGTGAGGATAATGACGTCAACCACTTTCTGCAAGTATCCAGAGATAGCATAGTGCTCAAGGGAAGCGGTACTGACCAAACGGAAATTTACATGGACCAAATGCGAGTCAAGAATGGCCATTGGCAGTTCTTGTTTAAACCTGACGATATTTCGGCTCCTGTGCTCACCTATCTAGAGGGCTCATCGCTGAGGGGAAGTCATGAGGTAATGGTCGAGGATCCTTCAGCTTTGGAACCGGGAATGATCGTTTACATCAGTCACAAAAGTGAGGCTTTTGCGAGGGCACATTTTGGAGATCTGGAGTTGTCCAGCGACTGGACGCGCCTGTTTGGTGCTACTGGGGGTATGACAGTGCATGAACCGCATCTGATTGAATCCATAAGTGGGAACCGTGTCAGGTTTAAAAATCCTGTTCAGACAGATTTGCCTGAAGTAGATAGTAAATATCAGCTGCGCCTCTTACCTACTATCAAGGAGGTAGGAGTGGAGGACATCCTTTTTAGCTCCAATTGGGAAAACTATGGGGAAGACTTTGTACATCACAAGGATGACATCCATGACTATGCGTGGAATGCCATTCAATTCAACAATACGAGCAATGCCTGGATACGCAATTGCGAATTTCGCAGCTGGAGTCAGGTGGTGGATGTCAGGCATTCACTGGCTGTGACCATAGAGAATATTACCCTCTCAGGTAAAAAAGGGCACGCTTCATTTTTAACGCGAAGAAGCTATGGTTTACTGGTCAAAGACTGCATAGATCAGGCGGGTCAACACCACGGACCAGGTACAGGCTACTCTGGAGTGAATACCGTTTACCTCCGACATGAAATGCAGGTGGATCAGTCATTTGACAGTCACAGTGGGCAGCCCTATGCCACTCTGGTGGATAACGTAAACGGGGGCGTGTTCAACAAGAATGGCGGCCCCCACGAAAGCTACCCACACCATGCGCGTCATTTGACTTTCTGGAATTTCAAACATCGATCTACTGGCAACATTGGCTATGATCTATGGAGCATGTCTCGCAATGGCAATACTTATGCAGAACCATTTTTCGTAGGCTTTCAGGCGGATCAGAATGTGACCCTTACCGATACCGGCCTCAACGAACTGGAAGGACAACAAGTGGAGCCGGCTTCTTTGTTTGAGGCGCAATTGTCATTGAGGCTGGAGGCCTTGAATACCTTGCCAAAGCTGAAGTTTGTCTCTCCGGGACAAGGGGACCGACTAGCGATAGGTACGGATCTCAGTGTAGAAGCAGAGGCCAGTGACCCTGATGGCAGTATCACTGCGGTGAGTCTGTATATCAATGAGCTGTTGATTCGAGAAGATACTGAAGCGCCCTACCTCTGGAATGGCGATCTGGATACTCCCTTGCAGCAAATGGAAGCAGGACAATACAAGCTGAAACTGGAAGCGATAGATGATGCCGGTAATGTGACCCGTGAAGAAATAGAGATCATCGTCGGAATGGAACCCCTAATCGAATTTGTGAGGCCCGCGGAGAGCGAGCTGATGGAGGCGGGGACAGATGTCGTAGTGGAAGTATCTGCGAGCGATGAAGATGGCAGTATCGCATCAGTAGATTTGTATCTGGATGGTGCGACGGTGTCTACCTTAACTGCGTCACCTTATGTCTGGGAAGGAGAAAATATGCTCAGTGCGATGCAAAGTGGAAGCTATCTCCTAAAGGCAGTGGTGACCGACAATGACGGCCTGACTGCCGACGTGGAACAAACGTTGATAGTGAATGAACTCCCTACAGTTAGCTTTTCCGAACCTACTGCCCTAAGTATAGATGAAGGTGTACCTGTCTATGTGGATGTCCTGGCTGAGGATGGAGACGGCTCTATCGCCAGGGTGGATCTTTATCTCAATGATGAATTTTTAAGGGAAGAAGTTAACCCGCCCTACATCTGGGGGGATCGCGAGGATCTGGACCCAGAGTTGTTTGCCCTGGCGGCTGGAGACTATACATTGAAAGCCATCGCCATTGATGACAAAGGGTCAAAGAATGAAGCAGTCATAGACATCAGCATCATAGCTGAAGAGGTGCTTGGATTGGATGAAACCCAATCCGCATTTCATATCTATCCTAACCCTGCCAGAGATCGAATCACACTCATGGCGGATCAGGACATAATAGGGGTTCGCGTTCTCGATTCTTCAGGGCGCCTATGGAAAAGCTGGCAGCCCACATCCAGACGATTCGAAATGGATCTAACGAGTTTGTCACCTGGAGTATACCTGTTACAGCTTTTGTCTCCGAATCAACAACAAACCTTGCCATTGATCAAACAAGAATTTTAA